Proteins from one Gaiella occulta genomic window:
- a CDS encoding glycosyl hydrolase translates to MRRAALVVATLTVAGSMLLASTAQASKFIQPGILDDAQILYGNPDKVFPILQQMNTKLVRVNLWWGGPALTVASRRPANPTNPNDPAYDWATYDRTVTYAAKFGMKVVLSILGTPRWANGARGWNVAPTNASDLRSFAVAAARRYSGLHAGPDGTPLPRVPYWLVWNEPNNPVFLRPQYAKVRGSWQIVSGRAYAQMCNAVVQGVHSVSRDLKVGCGVTGPRGNNNPNSPRPSVSPLPFLRAMHAGGARGYDAYAHHPYYGSVKETPATPPPPPPRGQPATAVTLGNFQLLTRELARLRIRARIWVTEYGYQTNPPDRVLGVSWADQATYMKQAYAKLKANPRVDMFIWFLLRDETRLNGWQSGLYTASGARKDAREAFEGLAKKK, encoded by the coding sequence GTGCGTAGAGCCGCTCTCGTCGTGGCGACGCTGACGGTCGCCGGCTCGATGCTGCTCGCGTCGACGGCGCAGGCGTCGAAGTTCATCCAGCCCGGCATCCTCGACGACGCCCAGATCCTGTACGGCAACCCCGACAAGGTCTTCCCGATCCTGCAGCAGATGAACACGAAGCTCGTCCGCGTCAATCTCTGGTGGGGCGGGCCCGCACTGACGGTGGCGAGCCGCAGGCCCGCCAACCCGACCAACCCGAACGACCCGGCGTACGACTGGGCCACCTACGACCGCACCGTCACCTACGCGGCGAAGTTCGGCATGAAGGTCGTGCTCTCCATCCTCGGCACGCCGCGCTGGGCGAACGGCGCCAGGGGGTGGAACGTCGCTCCGACCAACGCCTCCGACCTGAGGAGCTTCGCCGTCGCCGCGGCGAGGCGCTACAGCGGCCTCCACGCCGGCCCCGACGGGACGCCGCTGCCGCGGGTGCCGTACTGGCTCGTGTGGAACGAGCCGAACAATCCCGTGTTCCTGAGACCCCAGTACGCGAAGGTGCGCGGCTCCTGGCAGATCGTCAGCGGCCGCGCGTACGCGCAGATGTGCAACGCGGTCGTCCAGGGTGTCCACTCGGTCAGCCGCGACCTCAAGGTCGGCTGCGGCGTGACGGGCCCGCGCGGGAACAACAACCCCAACTCGCCGCGCCCGTCCGTGTCGCCGCTGCCGTTCCTGCGGGCGATGCACGCAGGCGGCGCGCGCGGCTACGACGCCTACGCGCACCACCCCTACTACGGCTCGGTCAAGGAGACGCCGGCGACGCCTCCGCCGCCGCCTCCGCGCGGGCAGCCGGCGACCGCGGTCACGCTCGGCAACTTCCAGCTTCTCACGCGGGAGCTCGCGAGGCTCAGGATCCGCGCGCGCATCTGGGTGACCGAATACGGCTACCAGACGAACCCGCCCGACAGAGTGCTCGGCGTCTCGTGGGCCGATCAGGCCACGTACATGAAGCAGGCCTACGCGAAGCTCAAGGCCAATCCGCGCGTCGACATGTTCATCTGGTTCCTCCTGCGCGACGAGACCCGCCTCAACGGCTGGCAGTCCGGCCTCTACACCGCATCCGGCGCGCGCAAGGACGCCCGCGAGGCCTTCGAGGGCCTCGCGAAGAAGAAGTAG
- a CDS encoding cupin domain-containing protein, producing the protein MGHSFGTIDELGEGPGFRKIRRELGVTAFGVNAIVYPPGQEGFLHYHDHQDELYFVHRGTARFEVDGEARVLGPGGLCHVESTTPRKVSNVGDDDLVLVVVGGKDGYVERDGHLVDPGDLERRASFGG; encoded by the coding sequence ATGGGACACAGCTTCGGCACGATCGACGAGCTGGGCGAGGGCCCCGGGTTCCGCAAGATCCGGCGCGAGCTCGGGGTGACCGCGTTCGGCGTCAACGCGATCGTCTACCCGCCCGGCCAGGAAGGGTTCCTGCACTACCACGACCACCAGGACGAGCTGTACTTCGTCCACCGCGGAACCGCGCGCTTCGAGGTGGACGGAGAGGCGCGCGTGCTCGGGCCGGGAGGGCTGTGCCACGTGGAGTCCACGACGCCGCGCAAGGTGTCGAACGTCGGCGACGACGATCTCGTGCTCGTCGTCGTCGGCGGCAAGGACGGGTACGTGGAGCGCGACGGCCACCTCGTGGATCCCGGGGATCTCGAGCGGCGCGCGTCGTTCGGCGGGTAG